The Desulfobaculum xiamenense DNA window CTGGTTGCCGGCTACGGCGTGTTCGATGCCCCGCATGAGGGACTCGCGCGTGACATCGAGCAGCCGCTGTGTCTCGTCGGGAATCTCGCCCACACCGAACGTGCGGGCGGAGTCCCCGTAGAATCCGTCGTAGATGACGCCCATGTCGAAGGTGACGATATCGCCCTCCTCCAGCACCCGATTTGACGGGAATCCATGAACGACCTGTTCGTTGACGGAACAGCACAGTGCGTAGGGAAAGCCGCCGTAGCCTTGGAAGGCGGGCACGACGCCGAACTTCCTGCACATGTCCTGGGCGATCTGCTCGAAGCGCATGGTCGTAAGACCAGGCCGCACAGCTGCGCCCATTTCGTCAAGTATCACGGATACGATGCGGTTCGCCTCCCGCAGGAGAGCGATCTCCGCATCGTTCTTCAAGAAGATTCCGCGAAACTTTTTCAATTGTCTACCGCCGACCCTTGATCTTGCTCTTGCCCATCAAGCCCTCATACTGACGGCTGATGAGGTGAGACTCGATCTGGGAC harbors:
- the map gene encoding type I methionyl aminopeptidase translates to MKKFRGIFLKNDAEIALLREANRIVSVILDEMGAAVRPGLTTMRFEQIAQDMCRKFGVVPAFQGYGGFPYALCCSVNEQVVHGFPSNRVLEEGDIVTFDMGVIYDGFYGDSARTFGVGEIPDETQRLLDVTRESLMRGIEHAVAGNQLYSISKVIQEYVELSGFSVVKRFVGHGIGRNLHEKPEVPNFVPRGVVDLPLKAGMVLSVEPMVCVGSPDVEILEDKWTAVTKDRRLSAHFEHTIALTQDGPEILSRSDH